A DNA window from Drosophila pseudoobscura strain MV-25-SWS-2005 chromosome 2, UCI_Dpse_MV25, whole genome shotgun sequence contains the following coding sequences:
- the PK1-R gene encoding pyrokinin-1 receptor isoform X1 encodes MPDSDSESEILAGVTDDNVPLWTAGNVSQLLGPARDPLAIVVPVTVVYSLIFLSGVVGNISTCIVIKKNRSMHTATNYYLFSLAISDFLLLLSGVPQEVWFIWSKYPYVFGEYFCLGRGLLAETSANATVLTITAFTVERYIAICHPFLGQAMSKLSRAIRIIGLVWALAVLTAIPQAAQFGINSYAGVDKCVVVRVIVEHSFQLSTFIFFFAPMSIIFVLYLLIGLQLYRSNLSDGPAPALATSRRPPLKNVQSDTILYRYAGSNSAVNINGGGSGAQLSSVRGRLNHYGTRRVLRMLVAVVVCFFLCWAPFHAQRLIAIYAPARGAKLHEQHELLYTVMTYVSGVLYYLSTCINPLLYNIMSNKFREAFKISVFQAVLFGKKLSKGSLNSRNHIESQRLRRALNSSSQTQRVSIESAEAQQSKQTLTQTPHHDRLALAKPQLASQYAMINAQIN; translated from the exons ATGccagactccgactccgaatCGGAGATCCTGGCCGGCGTCACCGACGACAACGTCCCCCTGTGGACGGCTGGGAATGTGAGCCAACTGCTCGGACCGGCACGCGATCCATTGGCCATTGTGGTGCCGGTGACAGTCGTCTACTCGCTGATATTCCTCAGCGGCGTGGTGGGCAACATTAGCACCTGCATCGTAATCAAGAAGAACCGCTCTATGCACACGGCCACCAACTATTACCTCTTCTCGCTGGCCATCTCCgatttcctgctgctgctctcggGCGTGCCCCAGGAGGTGTGGTTCATCTGGTCCAAGTATCCGTACGTCTTTGGCGAGTACTTCTGCCTGGGACGCGGTCTGCTGGCCGAGACCTCGGCCAATGCCACCGTCCTGACCATCACCGCCTTCACCGTGGAGCGCTACATAGCCATCTGCCACCCGTTCCTGGGGCAGGCGATGAGCAAGCTCAGTCGGGCCATACGCATCATCGGTCTCGTCTGGGCCCTGGCCGTGCTCACCGCCATCCCGCAGGCGGCGCAATTCGGGATCAACAGCTACGCCGGCGTGGACAAGTGCGTGGTGGTGCGCGTCATCGTCGAGCACTCGTTTCAGCTCTCCACCTTCATTTTCTTCTTTGCGCCCATGTCCATCATCTTTGTGCTGTACCTGTTGATAGGCCTACAGCTCTACCGCTCCAACCTGAGCGATGGCCCGGCCCCAGCTCTGGCGACGTCCCGGAGGCCGCCGCTGAAGAATGTGCAGTCGGACACTATCCTGTACCGCTACGCCGGCTCCAACTCCGCGGTGAACATCAACGGTGGGGGATCGGGCGCCCAGCTGAGCTCCGTGCGGGGTCGACTCAATCACTATGGCACACGGCGTGTGCTGAGGATGCTCG TTGCTGTGGTGGTCTGCTTCTTCCTTTGCTGGGCCCCCTTCCATGCCCAGCGACTGATTGCCATCTATGCCCCCGCCCGGGGCGCCAAGCTGCACGAACAGCACGAGCTTCTCTACACGGTGATGACTTACGTCTCCGGGGTGCTCTACTATCTCTCCACCTGCATCAATCCGCTGCTCTACAACATCATGAGCAACAAGTTCCGCGAGGCCTTCAAG ATATCCGTATTTCAGGCCGTGCTCTTTGGCAAAAAGTTGTCCAAGGGTTCGTTGAACTCCCGCAACCACATCGAGTCGCAGCGGTTGAGGAGAGCCCTGAACTCCTCCAGCCAGACGCAACGCGTTTCCATTGAGTCGGCGGAGGCGCAACAGTCGAAACAGACACTAACGCAG ACCCCGCACCATGATcgcctggccctggccaagcCGCAGCTCGCTTCCCAGTACGCCATGATCAATGCCCAGATCAACTAG
- the PK1-R gene encoding pyrokinin-1 receptor isoform X2: protein MPDSDSESEILAGVTDDNVPLWTAGNVSQLLGPARDPLAIVVPVTVVYSLIFLSGVVGNISTCIVIKKNRSMHTATNYYLFSLAISDFLLLLSGVPQEVWFIWSKYPYVFGEYFCLGRGLLAETSANATVLTITAFTVERYIAICHPFLGQAMSKLSRAIRIIGLVWALAVLTAIPQAAQFGINSYAGVDKCVVVRVIVEHSFQLSTFIFFFAPMSIIFVLYLLIGLQLYRSNLSDGPAPALATSRRPPLKNVQSDTILYRYAGSNSAVNINGGGSGAQLSSVRGRLNHYGTRRVLRMLVAVVVCFFLCWAPFHAQRLIAIYAPARGAKLHEQHELLYTVMTYVSGVLYYLSTCINPLLYNIMSNKFREAFKAVLFGKKLSKGSLNSRNHIESQRLRRALNSSSQTQRVSIESAEAQQSKQTLTQTPHHDRLALAKPQLASQYAMINAQIN from the exons ATGccagactccgactccgaatCGGAGATCCTGGCCGGCGTCACCGACGACAACGTCCCCCTGTGGACGGCTGGGAATGTGAGCCAACTGCTCGGACCGGCACGCGATCCATTGGCCATTGTGGTGCCGGTGACAGTCGTCTACTCGCTGATATTCCTCAGCGGCGTGGTGGGCAACATTAGCACCTGCATCGTAATCAAGAAGAACCGCTCTATGCACACGGCCACCAACTATTACCTCTTCTCGCTGGCCATCTCCgatttcctgctgctgctctcggGCGTGCCCCAGGAGGTGTGGTTCATCTGGTCCAAGTATCCGTACGTCTTTGGCGAGTACTTCTGCCTGGGACGCGGTCTGCTGGCCGAGACCTCGGCCAATGCCACCGTCCTGACCATCACCGCCTTCACCGTGGAGCGCTACATAGCCATCTGCCACCCGTTCCTGGGGCAGGCGATGAGCAAGCTCAGTCGGGCCATACGCATCATCGGTCTCGTCTGGGCCCTGGCCGTGCTCACCGCCATCCCGCAGGCGGCGCAATTCGGGATCAACAGCTACGCCGGCGTGGACAAGTGCGTGGTGGTGCGCGTCATCGTCGAGCACTCGTTTCAGCTCTCCACCTTCATTTTCTTCTTTGCGCCCATGTCCATCATCTTTGTGCTGTACCTGTTGATAGGCCTACAGCTCTACCGCTCCAACCTGAGCGATGGCCCGGCCCCAGCTCTGGCGACGTCCCGGAGGCCGCCGCTGAAGAATGTGCAGTCGGACACTATCCTGTACCGCTACGCCGGCTCCAACTCCGCGGTGAACATCAACGGTGGGGGATCGGGCGCCCAGCTGAGCTCCGTGCGGGGTCGACTCAATCACTATGGCACACGGCGTGTGCTGAGGATGCTCG TTGCTGTGGTGGTCTGCTTCTTCCTTTGCTGGGCCCCCTTCCATGCCCAGCGACTGATTGCCATCTATGCCCCCGCCCGGGGCGCCAAGCTGCACGAACAGCACGAGCTTCTCTACACGGTGATGACTTACGTCTCCGGGGTGCTCTACTATCTCTCCACCTGCATCAATCCGCTGCTCTACAACATCATGAGCAACAAGTTCCGCGAGGCCTTCAAG GCCGTGCTCTTTGGCAAAAAGTTGTCCAAGGGTTCGTTGAACTCCCGCAACCACATCGAGTCGCAGCGGTTGAGGAGAGCCCTGAACTCCTCCAGCCAGACGCAACGCGTTTCCATTGAGTCGGCGGAGGCGCAACAGTCGAAACAGACACTAACGCAG ACCCCGCACCATGATcgcctggccctggccaagcCGCAGCTCGCTTCCCAGTACGCCATGATCAATGCCCAGATCAACTAG